The DNA window gcaacctgatctagtttgatgtccctgctcactgcagggagttGGGctagatgggctctaaaggtcccttccaactcaagccattctatgattctacaatatctttaaaatttctgttattttgtcaTGTTAAGAGCATCTTGGCCTTGGAGTTGTATGCCTAGAAAGAGATGGTGAGATATTTTTAGATTTGGCTCATATTGAGAAATGAGGGTGAGAAGGGCAGGAAGCAAGATAATCGTCACATCTGCCTGGAATGCTGTTAGTGATGGAGTAGATGTCAGGATTGTAGGGCAATGGGAGGAATCTGGTGCTCCAAACAGACACGTAGAGGAAAGCAGAAGTGTCAGGCAGTCAAAATTGTAACAGCTGAATGGGAAACACTTATTTAACCTGTTATTTCTGTTGGTTTGTAAACACGAACTGAAGAAGAGGCAACTTGAGAAatgtggggaggagggatgtGCACCAAAGCCCTAGGCTGTCAGGGTGCAGTGGGTGCTTGGGGGACATGCAGCAACCAAGCACATGCACTCATGATACGGGATGTGAAGCCAGGCTGGCCACTGGCCTGGTGGGGGCTCGTGACACAGACAAGCCAAGCCCAAACATGGCACTCCCGGTGCCGCAGGTTGCATCTTGCCGGTCGAAGCGGTGCTATTGATCGTTACGGGTGGGGCCCGAGCGTCGCACCTGGCGGGGACGGCAGCGGGGTGTGGCGGGCAGGTCCCGCCCCTCcgccaacaaaacaaacacgGCCCGATCAGTGCGGCGGCCCAATGGCTGCCCAGAGTCGCCGAGGTCGCCCCGCCCCGCACCTGCCGCCGCCAATGGGAACCTCTGCTTGCCTGGTGGGGCGGTGCGCCGCCGTATGACGCAGCTGTTGCGCGGCGCCGCCATTGGCCGGAGGCGCGGGGGGCCGAGATGGGCGCTGGCAGCGGGCCGGGGCGACGGCGGGCGGCGGCCATGAGGACCGAGATCTCCACGGCGGCGGCGTTCGTCACTCGCCTCCTGCGGGCCGCCGGCGGTGTCGATGAGGAGCAGCTGCGGTGCTTCCGGGAGTGCCTGCAGGAGGCGCTGCGCGGTGAgagggggcggcgggaccccggggagggagagggggtcGTCCCGACCCAGCCGGTCGCTGCCGCCCCTGCTGCCccgcggggagcgggggagTGTCCCGGCGGAGCGCAGCCCCCCAGGGGCTGGAGGGCGGCGGGGCTCTGGAGCCGCGGTAAAGCTCGTCTTTGTTCCCTCCCGCAGAGCACTACAAGCACCACTGGTTCCCCTTGGTGCCCTCCAAGGGCTCCGGGTACCGCTGCATTAGGATCAACCATAAGATGGACCCCTTGATAGGAAAGGCAGCGGGGATGATCGGACTGAGCCACGGGAGACTCTTCCAGCTCTTACCCAGCGAATTAACACTTTGGGTCGACCCTTTCGAAGTGTCCTATCGCATAGGTGAAGATGGGTCTATCTGTGTCCTTTACGAAAGTCCCCAGTCTGGTGGGAAGGCAACCAAACCGTTGGAGAGTAGGACCAGCTGTAAGGAGGAGTGGAGAACTGGCAGATCCAGTCCTTCCAAGAATTACATGATGACAGTTTCTAGTTAAAAAATTGCTATTCCTCCCACAACGATGTATGTATCCCAATCTCATGGTAAATCAGATGTAACTGATATTTTGGGGGTTTAATTATCTCTTTTTCCATCATATAGTCATTAAAGTTGTAGTAGTACTGCCAAGTTTGTTGTGGTCAAGGGCTGATGCGTAAAGCAGTTCTTTACACTGCATGTTACCTTCTGTAAATGCACTGTACAGTCAGTTGTTTTacacatttatattttcaaataagttTTGGCtatttgtaataaaaagaaatattgtagCATTCTTTATGATGGATTTTAGTGAAGATTAACATTTGCTAATACATTCCTCAATTTGCAGAGCAATAACATGAAGGAGAGTGGGAAACAGATCTAACAAGCTGCATGAAGATCTTCCCAGTGACTTGTCTGCGCAGATTTTCTCAGGGTCATTCAAGTTTGGGTGTCGAGGCACAAATCACAAAAATAgttcttaatttttcctttctcaaagcATGCATTTATTTGAGGGCTGGATTCCATCATGTTCCAACGTTTTGACAAAAAGAATTGGGGAATTAGTTTGTCTTGTCATTTCTAGTTGTTGGAATAGAACAATAAAGATTTGCTCAGACTGCTTTTTACTTGGTTTGGTGtcgtccccccccaccccgcctgaGGCTTTTTACATTGCTCTCAAAGCTTACTCTAGCTACTTCTAATCATCACAGATAGCTTCACAGTTAAAAAGGTGTAGCTCTGAACATTCATCTTTATTTCAGATCACCACAAACTGCTTGGTTTTGTTAAAGCTCACTGGTTGTGTGTCTGAATAGAGCTGAATAGTGTGTGTAGAGCTGTGTGGGTTTTTCAGTGGGTGCTATATTGAACTGAATGGCAGCAAAAGTACTTTTCTAACATTTGATCTGTTGCAAAAAATGCTTGAGTTTATTGGGAAATGGAGTTTACATTTGAAACTGCAATTTAAAGCCATCTAGGAATCTAGAGTGAAACACTGATCATCAGTACTGTCTAACTACCTTGAATTTTTTGGGAGGTAAAAACCTGCCATTTCTGGTGTTGAGTTCCTTCTCATTTTTGTCAGTGTTGCTAATACCAGCTGGGTACAAGTTTAGTAAAAGTATCAAATACAGTGGATTTGATGTAGTAAGACTTTGTATAGCTGGTTTACATGGAGACTGTTAGTATTGATATTCCAGTGGATTCACTTTACAGATACTGTGATTCCTATTCTAAGAAGCACTGGCTTGCAACCTAGCTGTAGAAGACTGCATCATGTCTAGCACTGCAGGTTTTTTGGTAGCCTGGTGTTCAAGCACGGTTGAATGAATATTTGATGAAAGAGAACTTTGTCTAGTGTTAGTATATcagcaaaaaaatattgtagTATGTCAATAGCATGGTAAAACATACAGCGAAGGAAGGGGCAAGTCTGGGCAAACTGGGAAGGGTACAACCCCAGCTCACATAAAGAGGTTTTATCTTTGCATTAGAAAAAGCTGTGGCTTACTTCTTGCTGTTTGCCTTATTATCTGGGAGGCAGGCTCAACTAATAGTATTTGTTTAATCTGAATAAAATGCATACTGCAATTTTCTTAGTAATTAAAACTTTGTGAAAATTGATAGTGTGTTTCTAGTGTATCACTCCAATAAATCAGTTTCTGGGTTACTTTAACAAATGGTTGTTAAAGGTGTTGTGGCAAATTGTCTTTTTATTATACAAGACTGAATATCAGTTGTCATGATACTGTTTTATTCTCTTTGGAAGATggtaagacttttttttttttttctcctgatagAATTACCCATACTGAATCTTTATTTCCTTAGGACCTCTAAGGGATATTCTTGACACACTTGTCAGTAATTGAACAGAATAACTTTAAATCTGCTAATGGTGCGATGCCCTCTTtgattaaatttaatttgaaagatAATTGGCCTTGGTGCACATTATATTGACAGCCTATCTGAAAAGATGTAGTATGAAGTTTCATAGCTTAACAGTGGATTTAACATCGCAGTAAACAGTTAAGGTGGAATTAAACATGAATTGGGATACAGACAGGTTTCCAGCTACTGGTGCAGTTTGACATGAAGTACGGTACAGCAGGTTGTTCAGATGTTCTTTTCTTGTCTAGTGTCTCTCGGTGTAAAGAGTAGAGAAGAGCCTGGATTAATCTCAGCCATGGTGAATTCTGTTGCTTCTTATTTATTAATCCTGCTACATTCAGTAGGACACTTTATACGTTATATAGTATAATGTCTTAAGTATCCTATGCTCTCTGCAAGTTTGATACTTCTCATTGAACAGGACATTTTTCGAAGTGTAATTCAAGTTCAATTTCATgtagctgtgctgcaggaatAGAGTTGAAGTTACTCTGCAGACAAGCGGGTGGAGGAGACTGGGGAGCATGAGGAAAACCCACTGAAGCAAATAAAAGACTTGAGCTGCAAGTAAATAAGCTGTAATATCTGTGACATCTGGACCTACatttcattgctttaaaaaaatagcaaagacaTACTAAGAGCACAAAGGCTGTTCTGAGGGAATAGAGTTCTTGGTAgtaagttggggggggggggggagctgtTATTTGGAGGAGGTAACTAAAATTAACTTTGTGCTTTCCTTAAAAGGTGATAAGATTTGCATTCTGCTGTTGCAACAAACAAGCCAAAATCTGAACTTATTTGAAGTGATGTGCTTGTCACACAAGGCTGACTGCATCTGATCAGTCATGATTTAGAACATAATGATTTGGATTCTATAGGAAGAATTACTACATGCTAGCCTCCTTGAAGCAGTAAAAATATATGGAGGGGGGATGTATTTGTTCTAATGCCTGCTTGTGTGAGGATGGGTTAACTGTTGGATAAGTAAAGCtgaacaaagaaatatttatagacCAAACAAACCATACATTTGCCTGTTTCTCCAAAACATTGCTTTGCTGTAAAGGCAATTAAATAGCATTTGTCCTTCTGAGTTGTAAAATCCAAATGAGACAGAAGGACCCATTAGTTTATACAGCCTGACCACTTCTGTACTGCAATTCCTATATAACGCACCCCTGGCTCATTATTTGCACCTAAGAATACAGAGGTGCATAGTTTTGATCTGAAAACCTCAAAAGATAAGGGTTGTCTGTATTTGTTTCAGATGCTATGACCTTTAGTGTTAGGTAAGTTCAAATATGAAATTTGGTATGTTTTTTGAGTTTAGAAATTAAACATTGATGTCCTTATTTCTTTATCCTCAAGATGAAGGCGGCTTTCAGTATGGCCTCTTGCATGCGCTTTATACTGCAATTAAATTAAGtctggttttttatttaaaagattaaaaagattAAGCTTTTAAAGTTTGAGCATAAATAACTTTCTTTTAGCTGAGATTTACATACATGCTTTCTGCAAACACTCATTCCGTTTTTTAATATGTGCATGAGAAAGCGCTCTCAAGAAATGAGTGCAGTGAACCAACTGAACCAGATCACACTGTTCCCACCATTGCTTGCCATTCCGCCAGCACTGACGGTACTGTGATTTTCCCTTCACTGAGAACAATGTAAAATTACTTCAGATCTAGTACTGACATAATTGCTAAATATGAGGTCTTTCACTTAACTAATTTCTAATTTTTGTAATGTATTTttcactgttatttttattttgtctagAATGCCATGTGTTTTAGGTAAAGCACCTTATAAAAGCTTAAATAGTGTGAGCATTCACACAAAGGACAAACCCGAGGTTTGTTAAACAGGGTAGATTTTCTGTGAAACGATGTTGACTGGCATTAATgatattgttattttaattatacttCTTTCTATGAAGTGAATTAATACTTCATTAATTAACCTCCTTTTTACATTTAATCCATGATTAAAAGTGTTCTAACTCTCCTGCAATTATTAGTTTTTACCTTTTCATATCAGGATACCTTCTCTGGGGAAGTTTTCTAGTTGTTCTCACATGCATCAGAGACAGTCATCAGGGTACTGCTGATATCCAAAGCTAGGTCTCTTGGACATTTTTCTAGACCTTGTAGTTATGTTTTTCCTTATGAAATCCTAAAAAGTATTATCTTGATATTATCTGTTTTCGTCATAAGTATATTGGAAGTATTTCATTATCCTCATGTAGTACAAAGTTATCCACATTATCAAATACAGATAGGCAACATTTATTGAACACTTCCAGTTTTTTGCTTCACTTCAGCGATTTTACCATCTTCATCTTTTCAGTACTAGAATTCATTTATGCGCTGATGTATCTTAAAAGGTCATTGCCTATGCGTAGCTGTTTTTTCTTAGCTATTTTAACCATGGattttcctttcacatttttagcttccttcagattatttttacttcataaTAATCCATGTATGttagcttttttctgtttcacgtttttttttcctccctcccctcctcccccttcccccttggTATGGTAAGGGCTGTGACTCA is part of the Phalacrocorax carbo chromosome 6, bPhaCar2.1, whole genome shotgun sequence genome and encodes:
- the LOC135313871 gene encoding protein BTG1-like, with the translated sequence MGAGSGPGRRRAAAMRTEISTAAAFVTRLLRAAGGVDEEQLRCFRECLQEALREHYKHHWFPLVPSKGSGYRCIRINHKMDPLIGKAAGMIGLSHGRLFQLLPSELTLWVDPFEVSYRIGEDGSICVLYESPQSGGKATKPLESRTSCKEEWRTGRSSPSKNYMMTVSS